Genomic segment of Flavobacteriales bacterium:
CGATATTTCTGCCGGAGAATATCTGCACGAACGATTGGTCGAAATCGGGCTAATTAAATAGAATGATTATAAATAGATGGCATTTTTATCATTTTTCTCATTTTTGGAAAAATATGTCTAAATTTGAATCATTATTTAAGCGTTGTATTGATACAATCAAAAAATAATTTGACATGGATGTTTTGGCAGAGATGCCATTATGCTACTTATATTACTGTTAATGCACTACACACTACTACTACTACTACTTTGACGAGAACGTCCGTGTGCAAGTAAAAAATGATATCATATTGAAAAGGAGGGGCGGGTAGCCCCTCTTTTGTTTAGTCTTTGTCGAAAGTATAAGCATTATGGGCGTTTCGCCACTTCTCTAAAACCGAACTAAAATCGTCGGGTAATTCGCTATCAAAAAAAACTTCTTTTCTTGTGCCCGGGTGAATAAAACCAAGGGTTTTGGCATGAAGAGCCTGTCGGGGCATAATGGAGAAGCAATTATCTACAAATTGTTTATATTTACTAAAAAGCACCCCTTTCAAAATTTTATCACCCCCGTAGGTTTCATCTGCAAATAGCGGGTGTCCGATATATTTCATGTGTACCCTAATTTGATGGGTTCTGCCGGTTTCCAACTGACATTCTATGAGACTCGTGTAGGTAAAATCTTCAAGAACTTTATAATGGGTAACGGCATATTTGCCAACGCCTTCTTCGTTTGTTACCCTAAAACGCTTTCGGTTTTGAGTGCTTCGGGTAATATTTCCAATAATGGTGCCTTCTGTTTGGTCAAAACTACCCCAGGTAAGGGCAATATATTTTCGAATAATGGTATGAGCTCTAAACTGTTCCATTAAAAATCTAGTGGCGTTGTCATTTTTTGCCACCACCAACAGGCCGCTGGTGTCTTTATCAATTCTATGAACTAAATAGGGGTGCCTGTTTTTAACTTTTATCTCATTTTTTAGATAAAAAGCGAGTGCATTGCTCAGTGTTCCAGAAAAATTGCCAACACCAGGGTGTACAGTCATGCCGGGTTTTTTGTTTACAATTAAAATCTGGTCGTCCTCGTAGGCTATATCAATAGGTATATCCTCCGGAATAATTTCATAAATTTTAGGCTCTTCAAA
This window contains:
- a CDS encoding RluA family pseudouridine synthase, with the protein product MIEEIINPEDRKPFVIQEFIVDKGQTPLRVDKFLTERIENITRSKIQRAIDEGKIWINDKYIKSNTKVQPGDKIEILSFEEPKIYEIIPEDIPIDIAYEDDQILIVNKKPGMTVHPGVGNFSGTLSNALAFYLKNEIKVKNRHPYLVHRIDKDTSGLLVVAKNDNATRFLMEQFRAHTIIRKYIALTWGSFDQTEGTIIGNITRSTQNRKRFRVTNEEGVGKYAVTHYKVLEDFTYTSLIECQLETGRTHQIRVHMKYIGHPLFADETYGGDKILKGVLFSKYKQFVDNCFSIMPRQALHAKTLGFIHPGTRKEVFFDSELPDDFSSVLEKWRNAHNAYTFDKD